Proteins encoded together in one Miscanthus floridulus cultivar M001 chromosome 16, ASM1932011v1, whole genome shotgun sequence window:
- the LOC136512603 gene encoding protein ACTIVITY OF BC1 COMPLEX KINASE 3, chloroplastic-like: MAATTSTTAAVSFSLPSPPHRRGARRRRTPSLHAASTAAPPSPDLSIQLSPGASPPASTNGAATALGPPVAASFARDRAEDLQAESRAMARAAGATVYSPELLAARYGSRPFKVALRAAEVLSELASFGVKVLLDERRGESSSERRRARAVELRTILTRLGPTFVKIGQGLSTRPDLCPAEYLEELAELQDSLPTFPDEEAFACIERELGFALDSIYSTISPSPIAAASLGQVYKARLKYSGKLVAVKVQRPGIEDAIGLDFYLLRGLGFLINKYVDIVTSDVVALMDEFARRVFQELNYVQEGQNARRFKKLYADKQDILVPDIFWDYTSAKVLTMEWIEGVKLNQQAVIESQGLKVLDLVNIGIQCSLRQLLEYGYFHADPHPGNILATPEGKLAFLDFGMMSETPEDARVAIIGHVVHLVNRDYEAMARDYYALDFLEPDVDVSPIVPALKNFFDDALNATVSELNFKTIVDGLGAVLYQYPFNVPAYYALILRSLTVLEGLALYADPDFKVLAASYPYFAKRLLTDPNPYLRDALIELLFKDGRFRWNRLENLLVQGRQDREFAAKDALQPVLKLLLGPDGEELRVLVVKEAVRVTEAITIGTLIDSYNAAPAFLKPLISSGNPAGPFKFSEAEQEQMMELRDQVFRVWGLLRSSNNFDPSVLQPIVQVLQEPEARVLGSRVAGGVTQRLAARLLQQLLRTPPAPGSS; the protein is encoded by the exons atggcggccaccacgTCCACGACGGCGGCCGTCTCCTTCTCCCTCCCCTCGCCCCCGCATCGCCGCGGGGCCCGGCGCCGCCGCACGCCTTCCCTCCatgccgcctccaccgccgcacccccctcccccgacctctccatccagctcTCGCCCGGCGCCTCCCCGCCCGCGTCGACCAACGGCGCCGCCACCGCTCTTGGACCCCCCGTGGCCGCCTCCTTCGCCCGTGACCGCGCCGAGGACCTGCAGGCCGAGTCCCGCGCCATGGCCCGCGCCGCCGGCGCCACAGTCTACAGCCCCGAGCTCCTCGCCGCCCGCTACGGCTCCCGCCCCTTCAAG GTGGCGCTCCGGGCAGCGGAGGTGCTGTCCGAGCTGGCGTCGTTCGGGGTGAAGGTCCTGCTGGACGAGCGGAGAGGGGAGTCGTCCTCGGAGAGGAGGCGCGCCAGGGCGGTGGAGCTGCGCACCATCCTCACCAGGCTCGGCCCAACCTTCGTCAAAATTGGGCAGGGCCTGTCCACGCGCCCCGACCTCTGCCCGGCCGAGTACCTCGAGGAGCTCGCCGAGCTGCAG GATTCACTTCCCACATTTCCGGATGAAGAGGCATTTGCATGTATTGAGAGAGAGCTCGGCTTCGCGCTTGATTCCATCTACTCAACAATTTCACCTTCCCCCATTGCAGCTGCTAGTTTAGGTCAAGTTTATAAAGCAAGGTTGAAATACTCTGGGAAGCTGGTAGCTGTGAAGGTGCAAAGACCCGGTATTGAGGATGCCATTGGGCTTGACTTTTATCTACTTAGAGGACTTGGCTTTCTTATAAATAAGTACGTTGACATTGTAACCAGCGATGTTGTTGCCCTCATGGATGAATTTGCTCGAAGAGTTTTCCAAGAGCTTAATTATGTTCAG GAAGGCCAAAATGCAAGAAGGTTTAAAAAATTATATGCCGATAAGCAAGATATATTAGTGCCTGATATATTTTGGGATTACACAAGTGCAAAGGTTCTAACAATGGAGTGGATTGAGGGTGTAAAATTAAACCAACAAGCAGTTATTGAAAGTCAAGGATTGAAGGTTCTGGATTTGGTCAACATTGGTATCCAGTGTAGCTTGAGGCAGCTTCTGGAGTATGGTTACTTTCATGCTGACCCTCATCCTGGTAATATATTAGCAACACCTGAGGGGAAGCTGGCTTTTCTTGATTTTGGCATGATGAGTGAAACACCAGAGGATGCGAGGGTAGCCATTATAGGACATGTTGTCCACTTAGTCAACAGGGACTATGAAGCAATGGCTCGTGATTATTATGCACTAGATTTCTTGGAACCCGATGTAGATGTTTCCCCGATTGTGCCTGCTCTCAAGAATTTCTTTGACGATGCACTAAATGCAACAGTGAGTGAGCTGAACTTCAAGACAATAGTTGATGGCCTAGGTGCTGTTCTCTATCAGTACCCATTCAATG TACCGGCATACTATGCATTGATACTGCGATCTCTCACCGTACTGGAAGGTTTAGCACTCTATGCTGACCCTGATTTTAAGGTGCTTGCTGCATCATATCCTTACTTTGCGAAAAGGCTACTCACTGATCCCAATCCATATCTCAGAGATGCTTTAATTGAGCTTCTATTCAAGGATGGAAGATTCAG ATGGAATAGGCTTGAAAATCTTCTTGTTCAAGGGCGCCAAGATAGAGAGTTTGCAGCCAAAGATGCACTACAGCCTGTTCTAAAGCTTCTGCTTGGTCCTGATGGGGAGGAATTGCGTGTGTTAGTTGTGAAAGAGGCAGTTCGTGTAACAGAAGCCATCACTATTGGAACACTGATCGATTCATACAATGCCGCTCCAGCATTTTTGAAGCCATTAATTTCCAGTGGCAATCCGGCCGGACCCTTTAAGTTTAGTGAGGCTGAACAAGAACAGATGATGGAGCTCCGAGACCAGGTTTTCAGAGTATGGGGTCTTTTGAGATCCTCAAATAACTTTGATCCGAGCGTTTTGCAACCAATCGTTCAG GTGCTACAAGAACCAGAGGCCCGTGTCCTGGGTTCTCGTGTCGCAGGTGGTGTAACACAGCGCCTTGCGGCACGTCTGTTGCAACAGCTTCTCAGGACCCCACCTGCTCCTGGATCTTCTTAG